A single window of Nicotiana sylvestris chromosome 3, ASM39365v2, whole genome shotgun sequence DNA harbors:
- the LOC104245334 gene encoding mini-chromosome maintenance complex-binding protein, giving the protein MVGLPYDCLTNPLGAVRLTFEKAVASGSDPATFDGKDWGATDLFSQFLFDDGGLSKVPFLNPSTMTWVQPNTLVRFRGMIQDMLGNEFYVGAYKEGETWRTNKFADLSQFPMATGSSPDMRVWERRLLYCVPVPGQNSWIEPSSGALLNPCAISSSPQREKRQRDNDLAMDDVDMQVTDEEVHDSTSNKKMREDGIASGSSNSGSTPTEGVGSATSVLPNFDTTSFPCLVKIYDSPDSDLKLNDVFEFIGVFTFDPEFPVDKNDNKDLESSFCDDTLVQMPPSKVPRLHCLVHRKLTAQDFISGPLTFELKSQLVKGIREALVGHLTTVLGNDGVAANFMLLHLLSKVHARADSIAVGKLSLNLTCFTKETLSIFGHRLNFALKNLLPFTHYVPLTVDYLNKVSLAPRKDYQTNRLVSGILQLAEGSHLTIDETQLQAGTLNSTGVDNARVLKSLLELQKVEYDFTYYKMDIPADTQLLVLSEGKSNILPADLVLPFRPLSLDAAQDVETEVLRSWRWYLATMRSLSHSIEQEMQKVVEDDLVAARQADRSLSSQDFSRLLTMGRLISLSFGETSLTLEHWQMAKELERLRKERLQGSS; this is encoded by the exons ATGGTGGGCTTACCGTATGATTGCCTCACAAATCCACTGGGAGCCGTCCGATTGACATTTGAAAAGGCGGTAGCTTCAGGCTCTGATCCAGCCACATTCGACGGCAAGGACTGGGGCGCCACTGATCTTTTCAGTCAGTTCCTTTTTGACGATGGCGGTCTTTCTAAGGTTCCATTTCTGAATCCTTCAACAATGACATGGGTGCAGCCCAACACTCTAGTTCGATTTCGGGGAATGATACAAGACATGTTGGGTAATGAATTCTATGTTGGCGCATACAAG GAGGGAGAAACTTGGAGAACAAATAAGTTTGCTGACTTGTCTCAATTCCCTATGGCTACGGGTTCTTCACCTGACATGCGTGTGTGGGAGCGGCGTTTACTTTACTGTGTTCCT GTTCCAGGGCAGAATTCATGGATTGAACCTTCTTCTGGAGCCTTGCTAAATCCATGCGCAATTTCTTCATCTCCACAGAGGGAGAAGCGCCAGAGGGACAATGATCTAGCAATGGATGACGTCGATATGCAA GTCACAGATGAGGAGGTTCATGATTCCACATCCAACAAAAAGATG CGAGAGGATGGAATTGCTTCAGGTTCATCAAATTCAGGAAGCACTCCAACTGAGGGCGTTGGTTCTGCTACGAGTGTGCTTCCAAATTTTGACACAACTTCTTTTCCATGTCTTGTGAAG ATATACGACTCTCCTGATTCTGATTTGAAGCTAAatgatgtttttgagtttatTGGCGTCTTCACATTTGATCCGGAGTTTCCAGTAGACAAAAATGACAACAAGGATTTGGAGAGCAGCTTCTGTGATGATACATTGGTCCAGATGCCTCCTAGCAAG GTACCTCGACTCCATTGCCTTGTTCACAGGAAGCTTACCGCTCAAGACTTTATTTCAGGCCCACTCACATTCGAG CTTAAATCACAACTGGTGAAAGGAATAAGGGAAGCTCTAGTAGGGCACCTCACGACTGTCCTAGGAAATGATGGTGTTGCAGCTAATTTCATGTTATTGCATCTGTTGTCTAAG GTGCATGCCAGAGCGGATTCAATTGCTGTTGGAAAGCTTTCCTTGAACCTAACATGTTTTACCAAGGAAACTCTGTCTATTTTTGGTCATCGTCTTAATTTTGCACTcaagaaccttctaccatttacACATTATGTACCTTTAACAGTGGATTACCTTAACAAAGTTTCTCTTGCCCCAAGAAAAGATTATCAAACTAACAG ACTGGTATCAGGGATACTGCAACTTGCTGAAGGCTCTCATTTAACCATTGATGAGACACAACTACAAGCAGGGACTCTTAACTCTACTGGGGTTGATAACGCAAGGGTCCTGAAAAGCTTGTTGGAATTGCAAAAG GTTGAATATGACTTCACTTATTATAAGATGGACATACCTGCGGACACTCAGTTGCTAGTTCTTTCTGAGGGGAAATCCAATATACTCCCAGCAGATTTGGTTTTACCATTCCGTCCATTGTCATTAGATGCTGCTCAAGATGTTGAGACAGAAGTGCTGCGATCTTGGAGATGGTACCTGGCTACTATGAGATCATTGTCACACTCTATTGAGCAAGAAATGCAGAAG GTGGTAGAAGATGACTTAGTAGCTGCCAGGCAGGCAGATAGAAGCTTAAGTAGCCAAGATTTCAGCAG GTTGCTGACAATGGGACGTCTTATATCACTAAGTTTTGGTGAAACCTCTTTAACCCTTGAACATTGGCAAATGGCCAAAGAACTAGAGCGCCTTCGAAAGGAGAGATTGCAGGGTAGCTCATAA